The genomic interval TCGCGGGCGGACTAGCCAAGGGAGCGACCTTCGACGAGTTGGTCGCCAAGTCGGCGAAGCACCTTCGGGGTGTGGTGCTGATCGGCGCCGATCGCGCGCTGATCCGCGAAGCCCTCGCGCGACACGCGCCGGAAGTACCCGTCGTCGACCTCGACCGGACCGACACTGGGGCGATGCTCGCGGCTGTCCAGGAGGCACAGCGGCTCGCCGCCGCCGGCGACACGGTGCTGCTCGCCCCGGCCTGCGCCTCCATGGACATGTTCGCCAACTACAACAAGCGCGGTGACGCGTTCGCCTCGGCGGTTCGCGAACTCGGCGCCTGACCGACGCAAGCGGAGGCGCTGATGCCCAGTAGCCGTACCGGCCGGCCGCCCGTGCAGCAGCGGACCCCCAGACGTCCCGCCGCCGCCAGGACCGTCCGCGACAACCCCGTACGACGGCTCTACACCAACGCGCGCCGGGCCTGGGACCGGCCGCTGACCGCCTACTACCTGATCGCCGGCGGCAGCGTGCTGATCACCGTGCTCGGTCTGGTGATGGTCTACTCGGCCTCCCAGATCACCGCACTCCAACTCTCGCTGCCCGGCTCCTATTTCTTCCGCAAACAGTTCCTCGCCGCCTGTATCGGCGGGGTCTTGGCGCTGGCCGCCTCGCGGATGCCGGTCAAGTTGCACCGGGCGCTGGCCTATCCGATCCTCGCGGGCGCCGTCTTCATGATGGCGCTGGTGCAGTTGCCGGGGATAGGGATGTCGGTCAACGGCAACCGCAACTGGATCTCGCTCGGCGGCTCCTTCCAGATCCAGCCCAGCGAGTTCGGCAAGCTGGCCCTGGTCCTGTGGGGCGCCGACCTGCTCGCCCGCAAGCAGGACAAGGCGATGCTGTCCCAGTGGAAGCACATGCTGGTGCCGCTGGTGCCGGTCGCGTTCATGCTGCTCGGACTGATCATGCTCGGCGGCGACATGGGTACGGCGATCATCCTCACCGCGATCCTGTTCGGCCTGCTCTGGCTGGCCGGCGCTCCGACTCGGCTCTTCGCCGGCGTGCTGTCGATCGCGGCCGTGATCGGTGTGATCCTCATCAAGACCAGCCCCAACCGCATGGCCCGGCTCGCCTGCATCGGCGCCACCGAGCCCAAGACCGGGGTCGCCGACTGCTGGCAGGCCGTGCACGGGATCTACGCGCTCGCATCCGGCGGGATCTTCGGCTCCGGGCTCGGCGCGAGTGTGGAGAAATGGGGTCAACTCCCCGAGGCCCACACCGACTTCATCTTCGCCGTCACCGGTGAGGAACTGGGTCTGGCGGGCACACTGTCGGTGCTCGCCCTCTTCGCGGCTCTAGGCTATGCGGGTATCCGCGTGGCCGGACGCACGGAGGACCCCTTCGTGAGGTATGCCGCGGGAGGCGTGACCACCTGGATCATCGCTCAGGCGGTGATCAACATCGGTGCGGTGCTCGGCCTGCTGCCGATCGCCGGCGTCCCGCTCCCGCTGTTCTCCTACGGGGGTTCCGCCCTGCTGCCGACCATGTTCGCCATCGGGTTGCTGATCGCCTTCGCGCGCGACGACCCCGCTGCGCGGGCGGCGCTTGCGATGCGGCAACCCCGCTTTGGTAGAAAACGGGGAGGCAGGGGTACCGGTTCCGGCCAAAGGCCCCGGAGATGGAACACGATGCGACGGCGTGCCTCGGCGGCGCGTTCGTCCGGAGAGCGGTGAATTTCGGTGCATGTCGTACTCGCCGGTGGGGGGACCGCCGGCCACATCGAGCCGGCGCTCGCCCTCGCGGACGCCCTGCGCAGGCAGGACCCCACCGTGGGGATCACAGCCCTGGGCACGGAGCGCGGCCTTGAGACCCGTCTCGTACCCGAGCGGGGCTACGAACTCGCGCTGATCCCCGCCGTACCCCTGCCGCGCAGGCCCACCCCCGAACTGATCACCGTGCCGGGCCGGTTGCGCGGCACGATCAAGGCGGCCGAGCAGATCCTGGAGCGCACCAAGGCGGACTGTGTCGTCGGCTTCGGCGGCTATGTGGCGCTGCCCGGCTATCTCGCGGCCAAGCGCCTCGGGGTGCCGATCGTGATCCACGAGGCCAACGCCCGGCCCGGGTTGGCCAACAAGATCGGCTCGCGGTACGCGGCCCGGGTCGCCGTCTCGACCCCGGACAGCAAGCTGCGGGACGCCCGCTACATCGGCATCCCGCTGCGCCGCACGATCGCCACCCTGGACCGCGCGGCCGTACGGCCCGAGGCCCGGGCCGCGTTCGGGCTCGACCCGAACCTGCCGACCCTGCTGGTCTCCGGCGGCTCGCAGGGCGCCCGGCACCTGAACGAGGTGGTCGAGCGGGTCGCGCCGTACCTCCAACAGGCCGGAATCCAGATCCTGCACGCGGTCGGCCCGAAGAACGAACTGCCGCAGGTGCACCAGATGCCGGGGATGCCCCCCTACATCCCGGTACCGTACGTGGACCGGATGGACCTCGCGTACGCCGCGGCCGACATGATGCTCTGCCGCGCGGGCGCGATGACCGTCGCCGAACTCTCCGCCGTCGGACTCCCGGCCGCCTACGTCCCGCTGCCCATCGGCAACGGCGAACAGCGGCTGAACGCCCAGCCGGTGGTCAAGGCCGGCGGCGGACTCCTGGTCGACGACGCGGAACTGACGCCCGAGTGGGTCCAGGGCAACGTCCTGCCCGTGCTCGCCGACCCGCACCGGCTGTACGAGATGTCGCGCGCGGCAAGCGAGTTCGGCCGCCGGGACGCCGACGACCTGCTCGTCGGCATGGTGTACGAGGCGATCGCCTCGCGGCACCGTTAGCCATATGTGAGAGAGGCAGGGGAGCGTGGCCGGACCGAGCACCGCCGAGCGCGGTGAACGCCAACAGGAGTCGTCCGGCCCGCCCCTTGTCCGGCGTCTGGGACCAAGACGCCTTCGTCTGATTGTCGTACTCGCCCTCGCCGCAGCCCTGTTGGGCACCGCCGCGGTCTGGCTGCTCTACGGCTCGCAGTGGCTGCGGGTCGAGAAGGTGTCGGTCTCCGGGACAAAGGTTCTGACGCCGGAGCAGGTGCGCGAAGCCGCCGACGTTCCGGTCGGCGGACCGTTGATTTCCGTCGACACCGATGCGATCGAAGCCCGACTCCGCAGTAAATTGCCCCGAATTGGCACTGTTGACGTAGTCCGTTCCTGGCCTCATGGAATCGGGCTGAAAGTGACCGAACGCAGCCCGGTCCTGGTGGAGAAAAAGGGCGGAAACTTCATCGAAGTGGACGGCAAGGGCGTGCGGTTCGCCACCGTTTCCACGCCACCGAAGTCCGTCCCCACTCTCGAATTGGCGCTCTCCCCGTCGAGTTCGTCCGCGGCGGGCCTGCGCCGCTTCGGCGAGGACCGACTCGTGCGCGAGGCGGTGAAGGTCGCGGGTGACATTCCGGCCGCGGTCGCACGCGTCACCCAGGTCGTCAAGGTCCGTTCCTACGACGGCATCTCGCTGGAGTTGAGCGGCGGCCGGACGGTCTCTTGGGGAAGTGGTGACAAGGGCGCGGCGAAGGCGCGTACGCTCACCGCTCTCATGAAAGCAGCTTCCGGCGCCCGGCACTTCGACGTAAGTGTTCCCACCGCCCCTGCGTCAGCCGGGAGTTGACGCACATTCGCGCAGGCCAGCACCCTGGTTGGGCAGCGCTACGGCTGATCACATAGGGTGAAAAGAAAAACGGGAGGTTCGGCGTGTTCGTTGAACGTGCGCCACTTGTCGACTTAGTGTCCTGTTCAGAAGACTTCAAGGAACGGACACACTGGTAACCCTAAACTTCAACGTTAGGGTTCGGGTCGGCGCTACGGACCGTCCCATTCGGCATCCGTCGTCGGGTCGCGGAACACCGCGATCGACGACACGTAACTCGAGGCGAGAGGCCTTCGACGTGGCAGCACCGCAGAACTACCTCGCAGTCATCAAAGTCATCGGTGTCGGCGGCGGTGGTGTCAATGCCATCAACCGGATGATCGAGGTCGGTCTCAAGGGCGTCGAGTTCATCGCCATCAACACCGACGCGCAGGCGCTGTTGATGAGCGACGCCGACGTCAAACTCGACGTCGGCCGTGAACTCACCCGCGGACTCGGCGCCGGCGCCAACCCGGCCGTCGGCCGCAAGGCCGCCGAGGATCACCGCGAGGAGATCGAGGAGGTCCTCAAGGGGGCCGACATGGTCTTCGTGACGGCAGGCGAAGGCGGCGGCACCGGCACCGGCGGCGCGCCCGTCGTGGCCAACATCGCCCGCCAGCTCGGCGCCCTCACCATCGGCGTGGTCACCCGCCCGTTCACCTTCGAGGGACGGCGTCGCGCCAACCAGGCGGAGGACGGCATCGCCGAACTCCGCGAAGAGGTCGACACCCTCATCGTCATCCCGAACGACCGGCTGCTGTCCATCTCGGACCGCCAGGTCTCGGTCCTCGACGCCTTCAAGTCGGCGGACCAGGTCCTGCTCTCCGGTGTGCAGGGCATCACCGATCTCATCACCACCCCCGGCCTGATCAACCTCGACTTCGCCGACGTCAAGTCCGTGATGTCCGAGGCCGGTTCGGCCCTCATGGGTATCGGCTCGGCCCGCGGCGACGACCGCGCGGTGGCGGCGGCCGAGATGGCGATCTCCTCGCCGCTCCTGGAGGCCTCCATCGACGGCGCCCGCGGCGTCCTGCTCTCCATCTCCGGCGGCTCCGACCTCGGCCTGTTCGAGATCAACGAAGCGGCCCAACTGGTCAGCGAGGCCGCCCACCCCGAGGCCAACATCATCTTCGGCGCGGTCATCGACGACGCCCTCGGCGACGAGGTCCGGGTCACGGTCATCGCGGCCGGCTTCGACGGTGGCCAGCCGCCGACCCGCCGCGAGACGGGCGGAAGCTCCACTTCGGCCCGCCGCGACGAGCCGACTCCGGTACGGCAGGAGAGCCGTCCGTCCTTCGGCTCGCTCGGCAGCGTCAAGCCCAAGGAGGAGCCGGAGCACGCTCCGGAGCCGGTCGCCGACCACCCGGTCGCCCCGCCGGTCCCGCCGTCGCGGACCTACTCGGACAGCGC from Streptomyces sp. NBC_01288 carries:
- the ftsW gene encoding putative lipid II flippase FtsW, which gives rise to MPSSRTGRPPVQQRTPRRPAAARTVRDNPVRRLYTNARRAWDRPLTAYYLIAGGSVLITVLGLVMVYSASQITALQLSLPGSYFFRKQFLAACIGGVLALAASRMPVKLHRALAYPILAGAVFMMALVQLPGIGMSVNGNRNWISLGGSFQIQPSEFGKLALVLWGADLLARKQDKAMLSQWKHMLVPLVPVAFMLLGLIMLGGDMGTAIILTAILFGLLWLAGAPTRLFAGVLSIAAVIGVILIKTSPNRMARLACIGATEPKTGVADCWQAVHGIYALASGGIFGSGLGASVEKWGQLPEAHTDFIFAVTGEELGLAGTLSVLALFAALGYAGIRVAGRTEDPFVRYAAGGVTTWIIAQAVINIGAVLGLLPIAGVPLPLFSYGGSALLPTMFAIGLLIAFARDDPAARAALAMRQPRFGRKRGGRGTGSGQRPRRWNTMRRRASAARSSGER
- the murG gene encoding undecaprenyldiphospho-muramoylpentapeptide beta-N-acetylglucosaminyltransferase, which encodes MHVVLAGGGTAGHIEPALALADALRRQDPTVGITALGTERGLETRLVPERGYELALIPAVPLPRRPTPELITVPGRLRGTIKAAEQILERTKADCVVGFGGYVALPGYLAAKRLGVPIVIHEANARPGLANKIGSRYAARVAVSTPDSKLRDARYIGIPLRRTIATLDRAAVRPEARAAFGLDPNLPTLLVSGGSQGARHLNEVVERVAPYLQQAGIQILHAVGPKNELPQVHQMPGMPPYIPVPYVDRMDLAYAAADMMLCRAGAMTVAELSAVGLPAAYVPLPIGNGEQRLNAQPVVKAGGGLLVDDAELTPEWVQGNVLPVLADPHRLYEMSRAASEFGRRDADDLLVGMVYEAIASRHR
- a CDS encoding cell division protein FtsQ/DivIB — its product is MAGPSTAERGERQQESSGPPLVRRLGPRRLRLIVVLALAAALLGTAAVWLLYGSQWLRVEKVSVSGTKVLTPEQVREAADVPVGGPLISVDTDAIEARLRSKLPRIGTVDVVRSWPHGIGLKVTERSPVLVEKKGGNFIEVDGKGVRFATVSTPPKSVPTLELALSPSSSSAAGLRRFGEDRLVREAVKVAGDIPAAVARVTQVVKVRSYDGISLELSGGRTVSWGSGDKGAAKARTLTALMKAASGARHFDVSVPTAPASAGS
- the ftsZ gene encoding cell division protein FtsZ, which codes for MAAPQNYLAVIKVIGVGGGGVNAINRMIEVGLKGVEFIAINTDAQALLMSDADVKLDVGRELTRGLGAGANPAVGRKAAEDHREEIEEVLKGADMVFVTAGEGGGTGTGGAPVVANIARQLGALTIGVVTRPFTFEGRRRANQAEDGIAELREEVDTLIVIPNDRLLSISDRQVSVLDAFKSADQVLLSGVQGITDLITTPGLINLDFADVKSVMSEAGSALMGIGSARGDDRAVAAAEMAISSPLLEASIDGARGVLLSISGGSDLGLFEINEAAQLVSEAAHPEANIIFGAVIDDALGDEVRVTVIAAGFDGGQPPTRRETGGSSTSARRDEPTPVRQESRPSFGSLGSVKPKEEPEHAPEPVADHPVAPPVPPSRTYSDSAAEELDVPDFLK